The following are from one region of the Stanieria cyanosphaera PCC 7437 genome:
- the rpsF gene encoding 30S ribosomal protein S6, whose translation MSRNYEMMYILRPDLLEDQVEAAINKYRDFLSEQGAENIQIQNRGKRRLAYPIKKHLDGIYVQMNYQADGNQVAPLERAMRLGEEVIRYLTIKLKDEPGMVSSETKVETKVETEVETEVETEVETETVATEIEA comes from the coding sequence ATGAGTAGAAATTATGAAATGATGTATATTCTGCGTCCTGATTTATTAGAAGATCAAGTGGAAGCAGCAATTAACAAATATCGCGATTTCTTGAGCGAACAAGGTGCAGAAAATATTCAAATTCAAAATCGAGGTAAAAGAAGATTAGCTTATCCAATCAAAAAACACCTAGACGGCATTTATGTTCAAATGAACTATCAAGCTGATGGAAACCAAGTTGCTCCCTTAGAAAGAGCAATGCGTTTAGGTGAAGAAGTAATTCGCTATTTAACTATTAAGTTAAAAGATGAACCTGGTATGGTTTCATCGGAAACTAAAGTTGAAACTAAAGTAGAAACAGAAGTAGAAACAGAAGTAGAAACAGAAGTAGAAACAGAAACAGTTGCCACCGAAATAGAAGCTTAG
- a CDS encoding lasso peptide biosynthesis B2 protein: MNTKSNAIASSQISKVFFKIYRIAILFPHLTTKAITKPKYIWLCLWAFQQLWWVDSRLKDMALEALQTPGESKSAIWTPELKQAIRQRVIAIAWTAKIHPLRPKCLHRSLVLYNWLREQGITPKLEVGWGDKIGHAWVTYNDIVLNDRADIANVTPRLSRV; encoded by the coding sequence ATGAATACGAAGTCGAACGCGATCGCGTCGTCGCAGATCTCCAAAGTTTTCTTCAAGATTTATCGGATTGCAATATTATTTCCTCATCTGACCACTAAAGCAATTACCAAGCCGAAATATATTTGGTTGTGTTTATGGGCATTTCAGCAATTATGGTGGGTCGATAGTCGTCTGAAGGACATGGCGTTGGAGGCACTACAAACTCCTGGAGAAAGTAAGTCGGCTATTTGGACTCCAGAGTTAAAACAAGCCATTAGACAACGGGTAATTGCGATCGCCTGGACAGCTAAAATTCATCCTCTACGTCCTAAGTGTTTGCATCGTTCTTTGGTTTTATATAACTGGTTAAGGGAACAAGGTATTACTCCAAAGTTAGAAGTAGGTTGGGGCGACAAGATTGGTCATGCCTGGGTTACTTACAATGACATTGTGCTTAACGATCGTGCTGATATTGCCAATGTTACTCCACGTTTGAGTAGAGTTTAA
- a CDS encoding ABC transporter substrate-binding protein, giving the protein MLKTRSFLSYLILFIFSLSVVVGCNPATSIKTTNDTGSTSSGNTASVSLGYSAWPGWFPWQVTQEQGIFQANNASVELKWFDGYLESINALNAQQITANSQTLNDTISAIAGGAEQVIVLVNDNSTGNDKIIVREGINSIADLKGKKVAAEEGTVDHYLLLLGLEQEGLSPEDIEFIPLETGQAATAFVGGQVDAVAVFAPFTTQALKRNGSKELFSSKDFPGAISDHLVFTRQFVEENPEQVQAVVNSWFATLDYMEPNQAQAYEIMARRANVTVEEYQDYAEGTTIFSVEDNLKAFQPGNDASSLQYSAQQISDFLVKVGLAPQVPDTSQLFDDRFVKAYAEKAK; this is encoded by the coding sequence ATGCTGAAAACTCGTTCATTTTTATCTTATCTCATTCTTTTTATTTTTAGTTTAAGTGTAGTAGTTGGTTGTAATCCTGCTACTTCAATTAAAACTACTAACGACACAGGTTCTACTTCTTCTGGGAATACAGCTAGTGTAAGTTTAGGATATAGTGCTTGGCCTGGTTGGTTTCCTTGGCAAGTGACTCAAGAACAAGGAATTTTTCAAGCTAATAATGCTTCAGTAGAGTTGAAGTGGTTCGATGGTTATTTAGAATCAATTAATGCCCTTAATGCTCAACAAATCACTGCCAATAGTCAAACCTTAAACGATACTATTAGTGCTATAGCAGGAGGAGCAGAACAAGTTATTGTTTTAGTTAATGATAACTCTACTGGTAACGACAAAATAATTGTTAGGGAAGGAATTAATAGTATTGCTGATCTTAAAGGCAAAAAAGTTGCTGCTGAAGAAGGAACAGTTGACCACTATCTACTTTTGTTAGGTTTAGAACAAGAAGGTTTGTCTCCAGAAGATATTGAATTTATACCCCTAGAAACAGGGCAAGCAGCAACAGCTTTTGTTGGTGGACAGGTAGATGCAGTCGCAGTCTTTGCACCTTTTACAACTCAAGCTTTGAAACGTAATGGTAGTAAAGAACTTTTTAGTTCTAAAGACTTTCCTGGGGCAATTTCTGACCACTTAGTGTTTACTCGTCAATTCGTTGAAGAAAATCCCGAACAGGTGCAAGCAGTAGTCAATTCTTGGTTTGCCACTCTTGATTATATGGAGCCAAATCAAGCACAAGCTTACGAAATTATGGCAAGACGAGCAAATGTCACTGTTGAAGAATATCAAGATTACGCTGAAGGAACGACTATTTTTTCGGTAGAAGACAACCTGAAAGCTTTTCAACCAGGCAATGACGCGAGTTCTCTTCAGTATTCGGCTCAACAAATTAGTGACTTTTTAGTCAAAGTTGGTTTAGCACCTCAAGTACCTGATACGAGTCAACTTTTTGATGACCGTTTTGTTAAAGCTTACGCAGAAAAAGCCAAGTAA
- a CDS encoding fumarylacetoacetate hydrolase family protein, which produces MAQRYVRVKTIQEQIYYGLLKLNRSVAVFDAPPWLGGQSTEIELAPDSYQILAPCAPSKIVAVGKNYAKHAEEMGTPLPKEPLLFLKPPTTIVADGQPIYYPSQSQRVDYEGELAIVIGERCRNLKPEQVSKVIWGYTIANDVTARDLQQKDGQWTRAKGFDTFCPLGPWIVRELSAGAKLQTFVNDLPTPRQSATIDEMVFAPESLIAYISQVMTLLPGDLILTGTPEGIGPLIAGDRVRVEIEGIGSLENSVIASV; this is translated from the coding sequence ATGGCACAACGCTACGTTCGAGTTAAAACTATTCAAGAGCAAATTTACTACGGTTTATTAAAACTTAACCGCAGTGTGGCTGTGTTTGATGCACCACCTTGGTTAGGAGGACAATCTACAGAAATCGAGTTAGCTCCAGATAGTTATCAAATACTTGCTCCTTGCGCTCCCTCGAAAATTGTTGCAGTAGGCAAAAATTATGCTAAACACGCTGAGGAGATGGGTACTCCTTTACCAAAAGAACCTTTATTGTTTCTTAAACCACCTACTACCATTGTGGCTGATGGTCAACCAATTTATTATCCTTCCCAATCTCAACGAGTTGACTACGAAGGAGAGTTGGCAATTGTAATCGGGGAACGTTGTCGCAATCTTAAACCAGAGCAGGTTAGTAAAGTAATTTGGGGTTACACAATTGCTAATGATGTAACAGCTAGAGATTTACAGCAAAAAGACGGTCAATGGACTAGAGCTAAAGGATTTGATACTTTTTGCCCTTTAGGTCCTTGGATTGTTCGAGAATTAAGTGCAGGAGCGAAACTACAAACTTTTGTCAACGATCTGCCTACACCTCGTCAATCAGCTACCATTGACGAAATGGTTTTTGCTCCAGAAAGTCTCATTGCTTATATTTCTCAAGTCATGACTTTGTTACCTGGAGATTTGATTTTAACTGGTACACCAGAAGGAATTGGTCCACTTATTGCAGGCGATCGCGTTAGAGTGGAAATTGAAGGAATTGGTAGTTTGGAAAATTCTGTAATAGCTTCGGTTTAA
- a CDS encoding dipeptide epimerase encodes MDVTVQTFTVHKKYSLQISRGTTSETTNIWIKLKEDGIEGWGEASPFAINKEKEITTVQLVTELEAIIPQLKQFSPWQRQEIESFCDRVKLSSALKAAIDMALHDWLGKKVGLPLWQMWGLNRDRIVPISVTVGISSPLAAQQRVKAWQEVVDFQVLKVKLGNPAGIEADQAMLLAVKEIAVTAKLTVDANGGWSLTEAISMCRWLATLGVEYVEQPLPVGEEAQLSTLSQSSPLPIFVDESCFTSRDIPQLADSVAGVNLKIMKTGGLTEAMRAIHLAKACNLKVMFGCYSDSSLANTAMSHLAPLADYLDLDSHLNLIDDPFAGATMTEGRLLPNDLPGIGVEYCGSHS; translated from the coding sequence ATGGATGTAACAGTCCAAACGTTTACTGTTCACAAAAAATATTCTTTGCAAATTAGTCGCGGTACTACCTCCGAAACTACTAATATCTGGATCAAACTCAAAGAAGATGGGATTGAAGGATGGGGAGAAGCTTCTCCTTTTGCTATTAATAAGGAAAAAGAAATTACCACTGTACAACTGGTGACAGAATTAGAGGCAATTATTCCTCAATTAAAACAATTTAGTCCTTGGCAACGACAAGAAATAGAAAGCTTTTGCGATCGCGTAAAATTATCTTCTGCACTCAAAGCTGCAATTGATATGGCATTGCATGATTGGTTGGGGAAAAAAGTTGGTTTACCTCTCTGGCAAATGTGGGGTTTAAATCGCGATCGCATTGTGCCAATTTCTGTTACTGTGGGCATTAGTTCCCCTTTAGCAGCCCAACAAAGAGTTAAGGCTTGGCAAGAAGTCGTTGATTTTCAAGTTTTAAAAGTAAAATTAGGTAATCCTGCTGGAATTGAGGCAGATCAAGCTATGTTATTGGCAGTCAAGGAAATAGCGGTAACCGCTAAATTAACTGTCGATGCCAATGGAGGTTGGAGTTTAACTGAGGCAATCAGTATGTGTCGATGGTTGGCAACTCTGGGAGTGGAGTATGTTGAACAACCTTTACCCGTAGGAGAAGAAGCGCAATTATCTACCCTCTCCCAATCATCTCCTTTACCTATTTTTGTTGATGAAAGTTGTTTTACGAGTCGTGATATTCCTCAACTGGCTGACTCTGTTGCTGGTGTTAATCTCAAAATTATGAAAACAGGTGGTTTAACTGAAGCAATGCGAGCCATTCATCTGGCTAAAGCTTGTAACTTAAAAGTGATGTTTGGTTGTTATTCTGATAGTAGTTTAGCTAACACTGCCATGTCTCATTTGGCACCCTTAGCGGATTATTTAGATTTGGATAGTCATTTAAATCTGATTGACGATCCTTTTGCGGGTGCAACTATGACTGAAGGGCGTTTGCTACCTAATGATTTGCCAGGAATAGGAGTTGAATACTGTGGATCTCACAGCTAA
- the hypB gene encoding hydrogenase nickel incorporation protein HypB, giving the protein MHQTFDAALELNLLHANQEGADHNREHFDQWGITCLNIMSSPGAGKTALLEKTIIAIKDQLKIAVIEGDMTTELDAERLRQYGVPVIAINTGRSCHLDSKMVAGGIHRLAHEYNPEEFDLVLVENVGNLVCPAEFEVGEHAKVALLSVTEGEDKPLKYPVMFQEADCLLITKTDLAPYLEIDLETIKANVKQMNPHVTIIPISAKTGEGLEAWFNWIKLQTKKDRVFATNL; this is encoded by the coding sequence ATGCATCAAACATTCGACGCTGCTTTAGAACTTAATTTACTCCATGCTAATCAAGAAGGCGCAGATCATAACCGCGAACATTTTGATCAATGGGGAATTACTTGTCTCAATATTATGAGTAGTCCTGGTGCAGGAAAAACTGCTCTTTTAGAAAAAACTATTATTGCTATTAAAGATCAATTAAAAATTGCTGTCATTGAAGGTGATATGACTACCGAATTAGATGCAGAACGTTTGCGTCAGTATGGTGTTCCAGTTATTGCTATTAATACAGGACGTTCCTGTCATTTAGATTCAAAAATGGTAGCAGGAGGAATTCATCGATTAGCCCATGAATATAATCCCGAAGAATTTGATTTAGTTTTAGTAGAAAATGTCGGTAATTTAGTTTGTCCTGCCGAATTTGAAGTAGGAGAACACGCTAAAGTTGCCCTACTTAGTGTGACTGAAGGAGAAGATAAACCTCTGAAATATCCAGTGATGTTTCAAGAAGCAGATTGTTTATTAATTACTAAAACTGATTTAGCTCCTTATTTGGAAATAGATTTAGAAACAATTAAAGCTAATGTTAAACAAATGAATCCTCATGTAACCATTATTCCTATTTCTGCTAAAACGGGTGAAGGATTAGAAGCTTGGTTTAATTGGATCAAATTGCAAACAAAAAAAGATAGAGTCTTTGCTACCAATCTATAA
- the hypA gene encoding hydrogenase maturation nickel metallochaperone HypA produces the protein MHETDMTKALIMTVRDWWDSQPEQPKIEKIHLIVGQFTCVEPASLQFAFEVQTRNTFLEQVELVIRETPLIAFCHTCKTEYKPQLGLQYNCPQCQSAMEDIRSGRELKIDRLEYSSLTNTCQGALQNVPTDK, from the coding sequence ATGCACGAAACTGATATGACTAAAGCTCTCATTATGACAGTGAGAGACTGGTGGGATAGTCAGCCCGAACAGCCAAAAATAGAAAAAATTCATTTAATTGTCGGACAATTTACCTGTGTTGAACCCGCTAGTTTACAATTTGCCTTTGAAGTACAAACTCGTAATACTTTTTTAGAACAAGTTGAATTAGTAATTCGAGAAACACCTTTGATTGCTTTTTGTCACACTTGTAAAACAGAATACAAACCACAACTAGGTTTGCAATACAATTGTCCTCAATGTCAGTCGGCAATGGAAGATATTCGTTCTGGAAGAGAATTAAAAATTGATCGCCTTGAATATTCTTCTTTAACTAATACTTGTCAAGGTGCTTTGCAAAACGTCCCTACTGATAAATGA
- a CDS encoding DUF1611 domain-containing protein produces the protein MDLTAKRIAILLHEGIKGNHGKTGLAFLRYSQAQIVVVIDAQSAGESLFRLTGIAKEIPIVANVEQALIYTPDVLLIGIAPSGGQLPTSWQEEIQIAIAAGLSLVNGLHTPFALQFPHLQPQQWIWDIRQEPSGLSIGAAKARHLACQRILTVGTDMAVGKMSTSLELQRAAQRQGIKAQFMATGQGGLMIAGQGIPLDAIRVDFAAGAVEQTVIKLGQECDLLMIEGQGSLLHPGSTATLPLLRGSQPTGLILVHRARQTHIRDFPDIPIPSLPEVIQLYESVASAAGTFGTIKVKAIALNTFHLDLKTAQREIQATETITGLPCTDAVRFGADILLNACFSI, from the coding sequence GTGGATCTCACAGCTAAACGAATAGCTATTTTGCTTCATGAAGGAATTAAAGGTAATCACGGCAAAACAGGATTAGCTTTTTTACGTTATAGTCAAGCTCAGATAGTAGTAGTTATTGATGCTCAATCGGCAGGAGAATCTTTGTTTCGGTTAACTGGTATTGCTAAAGAGATTCCGATTGTAGCCAATGTCGAGCAAGCTTTAATTTATACTCCCGATGTTTTATTAATTGGCATTGCACCTTCAGGAGGACAATTACCTACTAGTTGGCAAGAAGAAATACAAATTGCGATCGCAGCAGGATTATCTTTAGTCAATGGCTTACATACTCCTTTTGCACTTCAGTTTCCCCATTTACAACCACAACAATGGATTTGGGATATTCGTCAAGAGCCATCGGGATTATCAATTGGTGCAGCCAAAGCACGTCATCTTGCTTGTCAACGCATTCTTACGGTAGGAACAGATATGGCAGTAGGTAAAATGTCTACCAGTTTAGAATTACAGCGTGCTGCTCAACGTCAAGGAATTAAAGCCCAATTTATGGCAACTGGACAAGGCGGTTTAATGATTGCTGGACAAGGGATACCTTTAGATGCGATCCGAGTCGATTTTGCTGCGGGTGCAGTTGAACAAACAGTAATTAAATTGGGACAAGAATGCGATTTATTAATGATTGAAGGGCAAGGTTCTCTACTTCATCCAGGCTCTACTGCTACTTTACCATTACTGCGAGGCAGTCAACCAACAGGACTCATTTTAGTTCATCGTGCTAGACAAACACACATTCGAGATTTTCCCGATATTCCTATTCCTTCTTTACCCGAAGTGATTCAACTTTATGAAAGTGTAGCTAGTGCAGCAGGAACTTTTGGGACAATTAAGGTTAAAGCGATCGCACTTAATACTTTTCATCTCGATCTCAAAACAGCACAACGAGAGATTCAAGCAACTGAAACAATAACTGGACTTCCTTGTACCGATGCAGTTCGTTTTGGTGCTGATATTTTATTAAATGCTTGCTTTTCTATTTAA
- a CDS encoding ABC transporter permease: MNQVDNSKVIASQSNTLPPTVFWRLAEDIPKPLSTTLVIISILAPLLVWWLVTTFGNIDPKFLPSPGRVVEAFVRLWSTGELLKDTVASLWRVVVGFSLASLIAIPTGILMGSFASIRALLEPLFGLMRYMPAPAFIPLLILYLGIGEEPKIALIFIGVFFFNSLMVMDTVKFVPKDLIESTYMLGGSRWQTLTQVIFPHVIPGIIDACRINLAAAWQLVIVSELIASTEGLGRRISVAGRFLRTDEIFVGLIVIGIIGLSFDLFFQYLLKVFCKWASQKR, from the coding sequence ATGAATCAAGTTGATAACTCAAAGGTAATTGCCAGTCAATCAAATACTTTGCCTCCCACTGTTTTTTGGAGATTGGCTGAAGATATTCCTAAACCTCTATCTACTACCTTAGTTATTATTTCAATTCTTGCTCCTTTATTAGTGTGGTGGCTAGTAACAACTTTTGGTAATATCGACCCCAAATTTTTACCCTCGCCAGGAAGAGTAGTTGAAGCATTTGTCCGACTTTGGAGTACAGGAGAATTACTTAAAGATACAGTAGCTAGTCTTTGGCGGGTGGTAGTTGGGTTTAGTTTAGCTTCACTCATTGCTATTCCTACAGGGATTCTGATGGGTAGCTTTGCCAGTATTAGGGCGTTGTTAGAACCTCTGTTTGGGTTGATGCGTTATATGCCAGCCCCTGCTTTTATTCCTTTATTAATTCTTTATTTGGGTATTGGAGAAGAACCCAAAATTGCTTTAATTTTTATTGGAGTATTTTTCTTTAATTCACTGATGGTGATGGATACAGTTAAGTTTGTTCCCAAAGACTTGATTGAATCTACTTATATGCTGGGGGGAAGTCGTTGGCAGACTCTAACTCAAGTAATTTTTCCTCACGTTATCCCTGGAATTATTGATGCTTGTCGAATTAACTTAGCTGCTGCGTGGCAGTTAGTAATTGTTTCAGAATTAATTGCTTCAACTGAAGGTTTAGGTCGTCGAATTAGTGTGGCTGGTCGATTTCTTAGAACTGATGAAATTTTTGTGGGATTGATTGTAATTGGAATTATTGGCTTATCTTTTGATCTATTTTTTCAATATCTTTTGAAAGTTTTTTGTAAATGGGCTTCTCAAAAAAGATAG
- a CDS encoding Tic20 family protein has product MVWRGSTDFKDRIFAALVYLLPLYYALPFGSSLFAQFPLLEFITIPLIPIGIIYNSIPFAGLIIFFVLFLAVVRNERISHFIRFNTMQAILLDIILFLFGFLIQILGQPLGAGFLIQTLSNVLFLGTLAACVYAIIQSFLGKYAEIPTLSDAVYSQVR; this is encoded by the coding sequence ATGGTTTGGCGTGGCTCAACTGATTTTAAAGATCGTATTTTTGCTGCATTAGTTTATTTACTTCCGTTATATTATGCCTTGCCTTTTGGAAGTTCACTATTTGCTCAGTTTCCTTTATTAGAATTTATTACAATACCTCTAATTCCAATAGGAATTATCTATAATAGTATTCCCTTTGCTGGTTTAATTATCTTTTTTGTCTTATTTTTAGCCGTGGTTAGAAACGAAAGAATTAGCCACTTTATTCGTTTCAATACTATGCAAGCGATTTTACTAGATATTATCTTGTTTTTATTTGGTTTTTTAATCCAAATTTTAGGACAACCATTAGGAGCAGGTTTTTTAATCCAAACTTTATCTAATGTACTTTTTCTAGGAACTTTAGCTGCTTGTGTGTATGCAATCATTCAATCATTTTTAGGTAAATACGCAGAAATTCCAACACTTTCCGATGCTGTTTACTCTCAAGTACGCTAA
- a CDS encoding NUDIX hydrolase, giving the protein MTKIKKWTTINSRFVIDNQWCKVRQDKIQLSNGKIIDDYFVNLRPDIALILPITPNQEIVFVRQYRHGVQEILLELPAGTFNSQKEDSLKAAKRELLEETGYTASKFTQIAMLYDNPVKDSNKIYLFVAEDATYCDQQRLDETEEIEVVIIPITQIKEKINQGEICVCGSVTAILLGLDFLTRIQSIKN; this is encoded by the coding sequence ATGACTAAAATTAAAAAATGGACTACGATTAATTCTCGCTTCGTAATTGATAATCAATGGTGTAAAGTAAGGCAAGATAAAATTCAATTATCCAACGGCAAAATTATTGATGATTATTTTGTTAATCTTCGACCAGATATCGCTCTAATTTTACCCATTACACCTAATCAAGAAATAGTTTTTGTACGTCAATATCGTCATGGAGTTCAAGAAATTTTATTAGAACTTCCAGCAGGTACTTTTAACTCTCAAAAAGAAGATAGTTTGAAGGCAGCCAAACGAGAATTACTAGAAGAAACAGGATACACAGCAAGTAAATTTACTCAAATCGCTATGCTATATGATAACCCTGTTAAAGATAGTAACAAAATTTATTTATTTGTCGCCGAAGATGCTACTTACTGTGATCAGCAAAGATTAGATGAGACGGAAGAAATTGAAGTAGTAATTATTCCTATTACTCAGATCAAAGAAAAAATTAATCAAGGAGAAATTTGTGTTTGTGGTAGTGTAACAGCAATTTTATTAGGTCTAGATTTTCTAACAAGAATACAGTCAATAAAAAATTAA
- a CDS encoding ABC transporter ATP-binding protein, giving the protein MYLQINSLHKHFQTKQGNLVVLKNINMTIEQGEFICAVGASGSGKSTLLRQIAGLDLPTSGEVKIGEKLVTGPGPDRGMVFQHYTLYPWMNVQENTEFGLKLQGLPKKERREQASYYLSVVGLSKFAKSLPKELSGGMKQRVAIARALASEPKVLLMDEPFGALDIHTKEAMHEFMLDLWYRTNLTIFMITHDVEEAVFLSNRIYALGARPGTVRKEMLIDLPERTHHIKRQSVFHDYRDELMDLLRKHGKEALSAA; this is encoded by the coding sequence ATGTATCTACAAATTAACAGTCTTCATAAACACTTTCAGACTAAACAAGGCAATCTTGTGGTGCTTAAAAATATTAATATGACCATCGAGCAGGGCGAATTTATTTGTGCAGTAGGGGCTTCAGGTTCTGGTAAATCTACTTTACTTCGGCAAATTGCTGGATTAGATCTACCTACTTCGGGAGAAGTAAAAATTGGTGAAAAGTTAGTAACCGGGCCAGGACCCGATCGCGGTATGGTCTTTCAGCATTATACCCTTTATCCTTGGATGAATGTGCAAGAAAATACTGAATTTGGGCTAAAACTTCAAGGATTACCTAAAAAAGAACGGCGAGAACAAGCTAGTTATTATTTAAGTGTAGTAGGGTTATCTAAGTTTGCCAAATCATTACCTAAAGAACTATCTGGTGGGATGAAACAAAGAGTTGCGATCGCTCGTGCTTTGGCTTCCGAACCAAAAGTTTTGTTGATGGATGAACCTTTTGGCGCACTAGATATCCATACTAAAGAAGCGATGCATGAATTTATGTTAGACCTTTGGTATCGTACTAATCTAACAATTTTTATGATTACTCATGATGTAGAGGAAGCAGTATTTCTCTCTAATCGAATTTATGCTTTGGGTGCGCGTCCTGGTACAGTAAGAAAGGAAATGCTGATTGATTTACCAGAACGTACTCATCACATTAAACGTCAATCAGTTTTTCACGATTATCGAGATGAATTGATGGATTTACTGCGCAAACATGGAAAAGAAGCATTATCTGCTGCTTAA
- a CDS encoding PqqD family protein: protein MTADIEPISKIKANDEKKYQVAEDILFRQVENEGILLHIPSGTYYSLSETSIMFWQALLDAKPLTPVVDQIINEYEVERDRVVADLQSFLQDLSDCNIISSSDH, encoded by the coding sequence ATGACAGCGGACATTGAGCCAATCAGCAAAATAAAAGCTAATGATGAAAAAAAATATCAGGTAGCTGAAGATATTTTATTTCGCCAGGTAGAAAATGAGGGAATCTTACTGCATATTCCTTCTGGAACTTATTATAGCTTGAGCGAAACCAGTATTATGTTTTGGCAAGCTTTATTAGATGCAAAACCTCTAACACCAGTAGTAGATCAAATCATAAATGAATACGAAGTCGAACGCGATCGCGTCGTCGCAGATCTCCAAAGTTTTCTTCAAGATTTATCGGATTGCAATATTATTTCCTCATCTGACCACTAA
- a CDS encoding agmatinase family protein, with protein MTELPFQPPNSDRNGHDSEAQRALDKERQLPLTGWQQEVDQGLKYGLEAANSIRDRTIPTFSRGELPHYAGINTFLKAPYLEDVRQVGNYDVAIVGVPHDSGTTYRPGTRFGPQGIRRISALYTPYNFELGVDLREQITLCDVGDIFTIPANNEKSFDQISKGVAHVFGSGAFPILLGGDHSIGFPTVRGICRHLGDKKVGIIHFDRHVDTQETDLDERMHTCPWFHATNIANAPAKNLVQLGIGGWQVPRQGVKVCRERATNILTVTDITEMGLDAAADFALERALDGTDCVWISFDIDCIDAGFVPGTGWPEPGGLLPREALYLLKKIVQNAPVCGLEVVEVSPPYDISDMTALMATRVICDTMAHLVVSGQLPRKEKPAYIHPEAKLEADAAWT; from the coding sequence ATGACCGAATTACCATTTCAACCTCCCAATAGCGATCGCAATGGACATGATAGCGAAGCTCAACGCGCCTTAGATAAAGAAAGACAATTACCTCTAACAGGATGGCAACAAGAAGTAGATCAGGGCTTAAAGTATGGTTTAGAAGCAGCAAATAGTATACGCGATCGCACTATTCCAACTTTTTCCCGTGGTGAATTACCTCATTATGCAGGTATTAATACTTTCTTAAAAGCACCATATTTAGAAGATGTTAGGCAAGTGGGCAACTATGATGTTGCGATCGTTGGTGTTCCTCATGATTCGGGTACTACTTATCGTCCTGGAACAAGGTTTGGCCCTCAAGGAATTCGCCGTATCTCCGCTTTGTATACTCCCTATAACTTTGAATTAGGGGTTGATTTACGCGAACAAATTACCTTATGTGATGTCGGGGATATTTTTACCATTCCTGCTAATAATGAAAAATCTTTCGATCAAATTTCCAAAGGGGTTGCCCACGTTTTTGGTTCTGGTGCTTTTCCAATTCTTTTAGGAGGAGATCATTCAATTGGTTTTCCCACAGTTCGAGGAATTTGTCGTCATTTAGGAGATAAAAAAGTCGGCATTATTCACTTTGACCGCCATGTGGATACTCAAGAAACCGATTTAGATGAAAGGATGCACACTTGTCCTTGGTTTCATGCCACTAATATCGCCAATGCCCCAGCCAAAAATTTAGTCCAATTAGGAATTGGTGGTTGGCAAGTACCCCGTCAAGGTGTCAAAGTTTGTCGCGAACGAGCAACTAATATTCTTACCGTTACCGATATCACCGAAATGGGATTAGATGCTGCTGCTGACTTTGCGTTAGAAAGAGCTTTAGATGGTACCGATTGCGTTTGGATCAGTTTTGACATTGATTGTATCGATGCAGGTTTTGTTCCTGGTACAGGTTGGCCCGAACCAGGTGGTTTATTACCCCGTGAAGCTCTTTATTTATTGAAGAAAATAGTTCAAAATGCCCCTGTTTGTGGTTTGGAAGTAGTAGAAGTTTCACCTCCTTACGATATCAGTGATATGACTGCGTTGATGGCAACTCGCGTAATCTGCGACACGATGGCGCATTTAGTAGTGTCTGGACAGTTACCTAGAAAAGAAAAACCAGCCTACATTCATCCCGAAGCCAAACTAGAAGCTGATGCTGCTTGGACTTAA